Proteins from one Oryza sativa Japonica Group chromosome 12, ASM3414082v1 genomic window:
- the LOC4352104 gene encoding thiosulfate sulfurtransferase 18: protein MGSLRGGGGGGGGGRGDCSKQEETERVMRSVDAEEACALLSSGRHQYLDVRMWEDFDKGHVAGARNVPYYLSVTPRAKEKNPHFVQQVAALYHAHDHIIVGCRSGVRSKLATADLVAAGFKNVRILEGGYLSLLRAANQQ, encoded by the exons atggGCTCGctgagaggaggcggcggcggcggcggaggaggaagaggagattgcAGTAAGCAGGAGGAGACGGAGAGGGTGATGAGGAGCGTGGACGCGGAGGAGGCGTGCGCGCTGCTGAGCTCGGGGAGGCACCAATACCTGGACGTGAGGATGTGGGAGGACTTTGACAAGggccacgtcgccggcgcccgcAACGTGCCCTACTACCTCTCCGTGACGCCGCGCGCCAAGGAGAAGAACCCGCACTTCGTCCAGCAGGTGGCCGCCCTCTACCACGCCCACGACCACATCATCGTC GGTTGCCGCTCCGGCGTCCGGTCCAAGCTCGCCACGGCAGACCTTGTCGCCGCG GGATTCAAGAACGTGAGGATCCTTGAAGGCGGCTACCTCTCCTTGCTCCGCGCTGCTAATCAACAATAA